A region from the Ralstonia pickettii genome encodes:
- a CDS encoding alpha/beta hydrolase domain-containing protein yields MKLPILGGALALACALAACGGNSDAGPPAPVASTAPAPAYRITVSKTEPVAGTFGNVGAYEKISGTFTGEVDPADARNGIITDLKLAPRNANGNVEYTSEFVLFKPVDMSKANGVLRYDAPNRGNIVNLDPYFASRGYVFLSSAWQGDVPESAGRVTLTVPVAKNADGSSIIGTYRAELLPTVATTASLTLPGGAFNGAMVPYAPASLDNTQPGYVLTRRINESDPRQLIPATDWKFAQCSSTVPFPGTPDPANICVKGGWDPQYLYELVYVAKDPKVMGLGLAAVRDMVSFLRSAPADAPGVANPVAGAIRYAIGSGVSQCGNFMKTFINLGFNQAADGSKVFDGVFAQIAARQTNINMRFAVPGGGGGVRADHTAFGQGGRRGLAKDYVDDVAGRQGGIMTRCDASGTCPKLFVGFSGTEFWTLQGSPMLTDAFGTKDLVQPDNARVYYYASSQHLLGAPSVPGASAAAVFGPAYNALYATNGNTGVVPVIRALYQDLEDWVVRGTQPPDNQVPRIADATLVAPAHVAFPAIPGVTYTGLVNTFHLLDWGPQYTPQDETGIATQVPPAYLGRDYAILVPQVDADGNDIAGIRSLDVAVPLATNTGWNTINRPGIVDQPGLVGSFFPLQKTAAARASANDPRLSIEERYGTQSGYVAAVTAAASSLVARRFLLQADADAAIAYATAHAVLP; encoded by the coding sequence ATGAAGCTTCCGATTCTGGGAGGCGCGCTCGCGCTCGCCTGCGCGCTGGCCGCTTGCGGCGGAAATTCGGATGCTGGCCCGCCGGCCCCCGTGGCGAGCACAGCCCCGGCGCCGGCCTATCGCATCACGGTCAGCAAGACCGAGCCGGTGGCGGGCACGTTCGGCAACGTTGGTGCGTACGAGAAGATCTCCGGCACCTTCACCGGCGAGGTCGACCCCGCGGATGCGCGTAATGGCATCATCACCGACCTCAAGCTCGCCCCGCGCAACGCCAACGGCAACGTCGAATACACCTCGGAGTTCGTGCTGTTCAAGCCGGTGGACATGTCCAAGGCCAACGGCGTGCTGCGCTACGACGCGCCCAACCGGGGCAACATCGTCAATCTCGATCCGTACTTTGCCTCGCGCGGTTACGTCTTCCTATCGTCGGCGTGGCAGGGCGACGTGCCGGAAAGCGCCGGCCGCGTGACGTTGACGGTGCCGGTTGCGAAGAACGCCGACGGCTCGTCCATCATCGGCACCTACCGCGCCGAACTGCTGCCCACGGTGGCGACCACGGCGTCATTGACCTTGCCTGGCGGTGCGTTCAACGGCGCGATGGTGCCGTACGCGCCGGCCAGCCTCGACAACACGCAACCCGGCTACGTGCTCACGCGCCGCATCAACGAGAGCGACCCGCGCCAGCTCATTCCCGCTACGGACTGGAAGTTCGCCCAATGCAGCAGCACCGTGCCGTTTCCGGGCACGCCTGACCCGGCCAACATCTGCGTCAAGGGCGGGTGGGATCCGCAATACCTCTACGAACTCGTCTACGTCGCCAAGGACCCGAAGGTGATGGGCCTGGGCCTGGCTGCCGTGCGCGACATGGTCTCGTTCCTGCGCAGTGCTCCGGCCGATGCGCCGGGCGTTGCCAATCCGGTTGCGGGCGCTATCCGATACGCCATCGGGTCGGGCGTATCGCAATGCGGCAACTTCATGAAGACCTTCATCAACTTGGGTTTCAACCAGGCCGCCGACGGCTCAAAAGTGTTCGACGGCGTGTTTGCACAGATCGCCGCGCGGCAGACCAACATCAACATGCGCTTTGCCGTGCCGGGAGGCGGCGGTGGCGTGCGTGCCGATCACACCGCGTTCGGTCAGGGCGGCCGGCGCGGGCTGGCGAAAGACTATGTTGACGATGTAGCAGGCCGGCAGGGCGGCATCATGACCCGTTGCGATGCATCGGGCACGTGCCCGAAACTGTTCGTCGGCTTCAGCGGCACGGAATTCTGGACGTTGCAGGGCTCGCCCATGCTGACCGACGCGTTCGGCACCAAGGATCTGGTCCAGCCCGACAACGCGCGTGTCTATTACTACGCAAGCTCTCAGCATCTGCTGGGCGCGCCGTCGGTTCCGGGCGCGTCTGCCGCTGCCGTCTTCGGACCGGCGTACAACGCGCTGTATGCCACGAACGGCAACACCGGCGTGGTGCCGGTCATCCGGGCGCTGTATCAGGATCTGGAGGACTGGGTCGTGCGCGGTACGCAGCCGCCCGACAACCAGGTGCCGCGCATTGCAGATGCCACGCTGGTTGCGCCTGCGCACGTCGCGTTTCCGGCCATTCCGGGCGTGACATACACGGGTTTGGTGAACACGTTCCACCTGCTTGACTGGGGCCCGCAATACACCCCGCAAGATGAAACCGGCATTGCCACGCAGGTGCCGCCGGCCTATCTGGGCCGCGACTACGCCATCCTCGTGCCGCAGGTGGATGCAGACGGCAACGACATTGCCGGCATCCGCAGCCTGGACGTGGCCGTGCCGCTGGCCACCAACACCGGCTGGAACACGATCAACCGGCCGGGGATTGTCGATCAGCCGGGGCTGGTGGGCTCATTCTTTCCGTTGCAAAAGACGGCGGCTGCGCGCGCCAGTGCAAATGATCCGCGCTTGTCCATCGAAGAGCGCTATGGCACGCAGAGCGGCTACGTGGCGGCCGTGACGGCTGCGGCCAGCAGTCTGGTGGCGCGGCGTTTCCTGTTGCAGGCCGATGCGGACGCTGCAATCGCTTACGCCACGGCGCATGCGGTGCTGCCGTAA
- a CDS encoding sensor domain-containing diguanylate cyclase, whose product MPLQRATGAFLRRPSLLIIGASVLSLMLAALTALSLWEMRSDALARARDAADNLSLILQRDIARNIEVYDLSLQAVIDGVRDPAMLALPPNVRQLVLFDRSTNAQDLGSLLVTDKAGDVVIDSHSVPPRRIYLGDRDYFQVHQGSDNVGLYISEPFIPRATGLDRSLGLSRRLNGPHGEFNGIVVGTLRLNYFRRLFDGINLGPHATVTLIRTDGTLLMRRPYNEKLIGRSLADATAFQKRLLAPEGSYVDVAGLDGIERLFSFRHIGDHPLIVTVGLATEDIYAEWWQRAWVIGGIVLMLDAVFIALSILFAQHLRKRFEMEQQLHLLANTDSLTGLGTRRALDAALDVEWRRANRHHTPMAVLMIDVDDFKRYNDRYGHAAGDTALRTVARCVNDSIKRPGDFAGRYGGEEFCAVLPNTDLSGAVRVAEAIRAAVLAADEPNAGSAYGKLTVSIGVAVHSGVAAEDYTLEDLVRLADGRLYEAKAAGRNVVLPRQERPKLAVV is encoded by the coding sequence ATGCCTTTACAGCGCGCCACCGGTGCATTCCTTCGGCGGCCCTCTCTGCTGATCATCGGCGCGTCAGTGCTTTCGCTGATGCTGGCCGCGCTCACCGCGCTGTCACTGTGGGAAATGCGCTCGGACGCACTGGCCCGCGCACGCGATGCCGCCGACAACCTTTCGCTGATCCTGCAGCGCGACATCGCCCGGAACATCGAGGTGTACGACCTCTCGCTGCAGGCCGTGATCGACGGCGTGCGCGATCCTGCCATGCTGGCGCTGCCGCCCAACGTTCGCCAGCTCGTGCTGTTCGACCGTTCGACCAATGCGCAGGACCTGGGCTCGCTGCTGGTGACCGACAAGGCCGGCGACGTGGTCATCGATTCGCACTCGGTGCCGCCACGGCGCATTTACCTGGGCGACCGCGACTATTTTCAAGTGCATCAAGGCTCCGACAACGTCGGGCTGTACATCAGCGAGCCGTTCATCCCGCGCGCGACCGGCCTGGACCGATCGCTGGGGCTCAGCCGGCGCCTGAACGGCCCGCACGGCGAATTCAACGGCATCGTGGTCGGCACGCTGCGGCTGAACTACTTCCGGCGGCTGTTCGACGGCATCAACCTTGGCCCCCACGCCACCGTCACGCTGATCCGCACCGACGGCACGCTGCTCATGCGGCGCCCGTACAACGAAAAGCTCATCGGCCGCAGCCTGGCCGATGCCACCGCGTTCCAGAAGCGGCTGCTCGCACCGGAAGGCTCGTATGTGGACGTCGCGGGCCTTGACGGTATCGAGCGGCTGTTCAGCTTCCGCCATATCGGCGACCACCCGCTCATCGTCACCGTCGGGCTTGCCACCGAAGACATCTACGCCGAGTGGTGGCAGCGCGCGTGGGTGATCGGCGGCATCGTGCTGATGCTCGATGCGGTGTTCATCGCGCTGTCGATCCTGTTTGCGCAGCATCTGCGCAAGCGGTTCGAAATGGAGCAGCAATTGCATTTGCTGGCCAATACGGACAGCCTGACCGGCCTCGGCACGCGCCGCGCCCTGGACGCCGCGCTCGATGTGGAATGGCGCCGTGCCAATCGGCATCACACCCCGATGGCGGTGTTGATGATCGACGTGGACGATTTCAAGCGCTACAACGACCGCTACGGGCACGCCGCCGGCGACACCGCGCTGCGCACCGTGGCGCGCTGCGTGAACGACAGCATCAAGCGCCCCGGCGATTTTGCGGGCCGCTACGGCGGCGAGGAGTTCTGCGCCGTGCTGCCCAATACGGATCTGAGCGGGGCCGTGCGCGTGGCCGAGGCCATTCGGGCCGCGGTGTTGGCCGCAGACGAGCCGAACGCGGGAAGCGCGTACGGCAAGCTGACGGTGAGCATCGGCGTGGCCGTGCATTCGGGCGTGGCCGCCGAAGACTACACGCTGGAAGACCTCGTTCGACTGGCCGACGGGCGGCTGTATGAAGCCAAGGCCGCCGGCCGCAACGTGGTCTTGCCCAGACAGGAGCGGCCAAAGCTGGCGGTGGTCTAG
- a CDS encoding AraC family transcriptional regulator, whose amino-acid sequence MNTPSPWTHIDPLGEALHFLRMNGVFYCRSEFSAPWGLALPPMPDCMMLHVVASGCAWLELDGEAPRPLSVGDLAIVPRGTGHRLTSQPGVASAGLFDLPRELMSERYEVLRHGGGGEPARMVCAAVRFNHPAARRLAALLPAALCIDSRQSPHAQWIDQTLHFMAAEARTPQPGGETMVTRLADILVILAIRDWIERDPAARSGWVGALQDKQIGRAMALIHREPERDWTLNALADAAAMSRSAFAARFTRLVGEPAMQYVARWRMQIALGWLQEERVPLAEAASRLGYQSEAAFSRAFKRFNGVTPGAARRTSAAALAG is encoded by the coding sequence ATGAACACCCCCTCCCCCTGGACCCACATCGACCCCCTGGGCGAAGCGCTGCACTTTCTGCGCATGAACGGCGTGTTCTATTGCCGCTCGGAGTTCTCCGCGCCGTGGGGGCTCGCCCTGCCGCCGATGCCCGATTGCATGATGCTGCACGTGGTTGCCAGCGGGTGCGCCTGGCTGGAACTGGATGGCGAGGCGCCCCGCCCGCTCAGCGTCGGCGACCTGGCCATCGTGCCGCGCGGCACCGGGCACAGGCTGACCAGCCAGCCGGGCGTCGCGTCCGCCGGCCTGTTCGACCTGCCCCGCGAGCTGATGAGCGAGCGCTACGAGGTTCTGCGCCACGGCGGCGGCGGCGAGCCTGCGCGGATGGTCTGCGCAGCCGTGCGCTTCAACCATCCGGCCGCACGACGGCTGGCGGCGCTGCTGCCGGCGGCGCTGTGCATCGACAGCCGCCAGTCTCCGCACGCACAGTGGATCGACCAGACGCTGCACTTCATGGCCGCCGAGGCTCGCACGCCGCAACCCGGCGGCGAAACCATGGTGACGCGGCTGGCGGACATCCTCGTCATCCTGGCCATTCGCGATTGGATCGAGCGCGATCCGGCCGCGCGCAGCGGCTGGGTCGGCGCGTTGCAAGACAAGCAGATCGGCCGCGCGATGGCGCTCATCCACCGGGAGCCCGAACGCGATTGGACATTGAACGCCCTCGCCGACGCGGCGGCCATGTCGCGCTCTGCATTTGCGGCACGCTTCACGCGCCTGGTGGGTGAACCGGCCATGCAATACGTCGCCCGATGGCGCATGCAGATTGCTCTGGGCTGGCTGCAGGAAGAGCGCGTGCCGCTGGCAGAAGCCGCCAGCCGGCTGGGCTACCAGTCGGAGGCGGCATTCAGCCGGGCGTTCAAGCGGTTCAATGGGGTGACGCCCGGGGCCGCTCGACGCACGTCAGCCGCGGCGCTGGCAGGCTAG
- a CDS encoding NmrA family NAD(P)-binding protein → MPIVQTFNVPPVSSVLVLGATGKTGARVAQGLRNHGVTVREGSRNASPAFDWEDAATWAPALAGMDGVYISYQPDLAAPGAEAAIAAFADAAKAAGVRHLVLLSGRGEPAAQRCEAIVQNSGLAWTVLRAAWFNQNFSEGHLLEPVLAGVIALPAGNVAEPFVDADDLADAAIAAFTDVRHLGQLYEMTGPRALTFSEVAGILSDALGRTIHYQPMETGAYVDMLSDYVPRAFAEFLGGLFSEVLDGRNTQVADGVQRSLGRAPRDFADYVRDAAKTGAWSALTVSG, encoded by the coding sequence ATGCCGATCGTCCAGACTTTTAACGTTCCCCCTGTCTCTTCCGTCCTCGTTCTGGGCGCGACCGGCAAGACCGGTGCGCGTGTCGCCCAAGGCCTGCGCAACCATGGCGTGACCGTGCGCGAGGGCTCGCGTAACGCCAGCCCCGCATTCGATTGGGAGGACGCTGCCACCTGGGCGCCGGCGTTGGCCGGCATGGATGGCGTCTACATCAGCTATCAGCCGGACTTGGCTGCGCCGGGCGCAGAGGCGGCCATCGCCGCATTCGCCGATGCTGCCAAGGCAGCAGGCGTGCGCCATCTTGTGCTGCTCTCGGGCCGTGGCGAACCGGCTGCACAGCGCTGCGAAGCCATCGTCCAGAACAGCGGACTCGCCTGGACGGTGCTGCGCGCGGCCTGGTTCAACCAGAACTTCAGTGAGGGCCATCTGCTTGAACCCGTGCTGGCCGGCGTGATCGCGCTGCCAGCCGGCAATGTCGCCGAACCATTCGTCGACGCCGATGACCTGGCCGATGCCGCCATCGCCGCATTCACCGATGTGCGGCATCTCGGCCAGTTGTACGAGATGACGGGGCCGCGCGCGCTCACATTTTCGGAGGTGGCGGGCATCCTGAGCGATGCCCTCGGCCGCACCATCCACTATCAGCCGATGGAAACCGGTGCCTATGTCGACATGCTGTCCGATTACGTGCCACGCGCGTTTGCGGAATTTCTGGGCGGGCTGTTCAGCGAGGTGCTGGATGGCCGCAACACGCAGGTGGCCGACGGCGTGCAGCGGTCGCTCGGGCGCGCGCCGCGGGATTTTGCCGACTACGTGCGAGATGCGGCGAAAACCGGTGCCTGGAGTGCGCTGACGGTGTCGGGCTAG
- the mprF gene encoding bifunctional lysylphosphatidylglycerol flippase/synthetase MprF, with the protein MPDAASNDASPTPRRSSAHPAPATPATPARPDSGLGLAGWIVVGMVLVLGALVFDSLYALLDHVHYADMVAALQATPRSHLLLAVLATALSYVALTGYDASGLRYAGAHVAPATVATTSFIAYALGNTIGLGSLTAGAVRTRLYAAAGVDAARVTEAVAFDAGALGVPTTAFGAVGLLWGAPHIAAITHLPVALLEVVALLVLAGVVALLLLCMRQRHVMLFGRWEIRLPPPGLAARQFAISAADMIAAAAALWVLMPAGAVDLPTFVAFYALAVTLGVLSQSPGGLGVFEAVILLGCSGQAPPAEVLAALLFYRVIYFLLPLVVAAAMLGAFELRSGAGAPFGRAAVKLSPGLLAALTMVAGVMLLVSGVTPASDEAEDLLRMHVPLFVVEASHMIGSVAGFIMLFVARGLLHRLDAAWWAALVLSLLTGVLALPKGIAVSEMAVLVTLAVLLVVSRRQFDRPSSLFSQRLEAGWLLAMVCVFAACVWILFFAYREVAYANQLWWQFTFDGDAPRSIRALMAVAVTGLGFGMWQLFRKEPGVTTYPSDEELARAAEIVRKQPAADATLALMGDKSLLFSPSGNAFIMYAKQGRSWVALSDPVGAQQEWPELIWRFIEMADAHGGRAAFYKTRPQTLPLYLDAGLRAYKLGEEAYVSLPEFSLKGSRRANLRHGVTRGEREGLSFEIIPTAEVSTVLDELRAISDEWLRNQNAREKGFSLGAFEDRYILSQPVAVVRREGVILAFATLMCPDVLRIEASVDLMRYRSDVPPGTMDFLFGKVILHFQAQGYQRFGLGMAPMSGMVEHQLAPRWHRFGRMMFRHGARFYNFRGLRNFKDKFEPVWEARYLLARGGLAPLFTLTDVAALIGGGLKGVISK; encoded by the coding sequence ATGCCTGACGCCGCGTCCAACGACGCCAGTCCAACACCCCGCCGATCCTCGGCCCACCCCGCGCCTGCCACGCCGGCCACGCCTGCGCGGCCCGATTCCGGCCTCGGCCTTGCCGGCTGGATCGTGGTCGGCATGGTGCTCGTGCTTGGCGCACTCGTGTTCGACAGCCTGTATGCCCTGCTGGACCACGTTCACTACGCCGATATGGTCGCCGCGCTGCAGGCGACGCCGCGCTCGCACCTGCTGCTGGCCGTGCTGGCCACGGCGCTGAGCTACGTTGCCCTGACCGGCTACGACGCGTCCGGCCTGCGCTATGCCGGCGCGCACGTCGCCCCCGCCACGGTCGCCACCACTTCGTTCATCGCTTACGCGCTGGGCAACACTATCGGCCTCGGTTCGTTGACAGCCGGGGCGGTGCGCACGCGCCTGTACGCGGCGGCCGGGGTCGATGCCGCCCGCGTGACGGAGGCGGTTGCGTTTGATGCCGGGGCGCTCGGCGTGCCCACCACCGCCTTTGGCGCAGTCGGGCTGCTCTGGGGCGCGCCGCACATCGCCGCCATTACGCATCTGCCGGTGGCATTGCTCGAAGTGGTGGCCTTGCTGGTGCTGGCGGGCGTCGTTGCGTTGCTGCTGCTGTGCATGCGCCAGCGCCATGTGATGCTCTTCGGCCGCTGGGAGATCCGCCTGCCGCCGCCCGGCTTGGCCGCGCGTCAGTTCGCGATCTCGGCGGCGGACATGATTGCGGCCGCGGCGGCGCTGTGGGTGCTGATGCCGGCAGGCGCGGTCGATCTGCCGACGTTCGTGGCGTTCTACGCGCTGGCGGTCACGCTGGGCGTCCTGAGCCAGAGCCCGGGCGGCCTGGGCGTGTTCGAGGCCGTCATCCTCCTAGGCTGCAGCGGCCAGGCGCCGCCGGCCGAGGTGCTGGCCGCGCTGCTGTTCTACCGCGTCATCTATTTCCTGCTGCCGCTTGTCGTGGCTGCGGCCATGCTCGGCGCGTTCGAGTTGCGTTCGGGCGCCGGGGCGCCGTTCGGCCGCGCTGCGGTCAAGCTGTCGCCAGGGCTGCTGGCCGCGCTGACGATGGTGGCGGGCGTAATGCTGCTGGTCTCGGGCGTCACCCCGGCCAGCGACGAAGCGGAAGACCTCCTGCGCATGCACGTGCCGCTGTTCGTGGTGGAAGCCTCCCACATGATCGGCAGCGTGGCCGGGTTCATCATGCTGTTTGTCGCACGCGGGCTGTTGCACCGGCTGGACGCCGCGTGGTGGGCGGCGCTGGTGCTGTCGCTGCTCACCGGCGTGCTGGCGCTGCCCAAGGGCATTGCCGTGTCGGAGATGGCGGTGCTGGTGACCCTGGCGGTGCTGCTCGTCGTCTCGCGCCGGCAGTTTGACCGGCCGTCGTCGCTGTTCTCGCAGCGGTTGGAGGCGGGATGGCTGCTCGCCATGGTCTGCGTGTTTGCGGCGTGTGTGTGGATCCTCTTCTTCGCCTACCGCGAGGTGGCCTACGCCAACCAGCTCTGGTGGCAATTCACCTTCGACGGCGATGCGCCGCGTTCGATCCGCGCGCTGATGGCCGTGGCCGTGACGGGGCTCGGCTTCGGCATGTGGCAGCTCTTTCGCAAGGAGCCGGGCGTTACCACCTACCCCAGCGACGAAGAACTCGCCCGCGCGGCCGAGATCGTCCGCAAGCAGCCCGCCGCCGACGCCACGCTCGCGCTGATGGGCGACAAAAGCCTGCTGTTCTCGCCGTCGGGTAACGCGTTCATCATGTACGCCAAGCAAGGGCGCTCGTGGGTGGCGCTGTCCGACCCCGTGGGCGCGCAGCAGGAATGGCCCGAACTGATCTGGCGCTTTATCGAAATGGCCGACGCGCATGGCGGGCGCGCCGCGTTCTACAAGACGCGGCCGCAGACGCTGCCGCTGTATCTCGATGCGGGCCTGCGCGCCTACAAGCTGGGCGAGGAGGCGTATGTGTCGCTGCCCGAGTTCAGCCTGAAGGGCTCGCGCCGTGCCAACCTGCGCCATGGCGTGACGCGCGGCGAACGCGAAGGGCTGTCGTTCGAGATCATCCCGACGGCGGAGGTGTCGACCGTGCTGGACGAATTGCGCGCCATCTCCGATGAATGGCTGCGCAATCAGAACGCGCGCGAGAAGGGTTTCTCGCTCGGCGCATTTGAGGACCGTTACATCCTCAGCCAGCCTGTGGCGGTGGTGCGCCGCGAAGGCGTGATCCTCGCGTTTGCCACGCTGATGTGCCCTGACGTGCTGCGCATCGAGGCGAGCGTCGACCTGATGCGCTATCGCAGCGACGTGCCGCCGGGCACGATGGATTTCCTGTTCGGCAAGGTCATCCTCCACTTCCAGGCGCAGGGGTATCAGCGTTTCGGGCTGGGCATGGCGCCGATGTCGGGCATGGTTGAGCATCAGCTTGCACCGCGCTGGCACCGCTTCGGACGGATGATGTTCCGGCACGGTGCGCGCTTCTACAATTTCAGAGGGCTGCGCAATTTCAAGGACAAGTTCGAGCCGGTGTGGGAAGCCCGCTACCTCCTCGCACGTGGCGGTCTTGCGCCACTGTTCACATTGACGGACGTCGCCGCGCTGATCGGCGGCGGCTTGAAGGGAGTGATCTCCAAATGA
- a CDS encoding virulence factor family protein: MSWQAPRTQEARHRGVLREGLRWAGHAGAIGMMLAASWAIAADAPAPAPKPAPVQGAVLVPPVGMTGASGVVAVPPRGDMPPRLQMSGAAVTANKAANGGVLSLPVVAPATPAAAPGAVEFVTHGRFRDVPVYKPKGEIRTVVLMLSGDLGWTPAASRMAESLAQQGALVAGLSTPALFASLEADPGDCAFPDGDLENFSRFLQAYEKVPGYYPPILVGDNEGGALAYAMIAQARPNIFAAAMSMEFCPVLELHKPLCKGEGVHFSRRMSESRTTAKRVKPPENAGVVLLPATKLSAPWVALQSTVPTSFARRSGPLCEARATQAFIDTISGAQSVALPAAASAANAPPVTASEPFKTAFAKLVAQRKPPPPPPPAAVSDLPIIEVPAQPGTSSELFAVLLSGDGGWAGLDKEVAAALSKSGVSVVGIDSLRYFWTPRTPASAAADMDRLVRFYAARWKKQKALLIGYSQGADVLPFIVNRLPAASREHVALAVMMGLGKRADFEFHMTNWVSSSASGLPILPEVQKLPAGLGMCIYGKEEKDTNCPGLDPKQVQLVKLPGGHHFDGDYAKLARIILEGARAAGNAAR; the protein is encoded by the coding sequence ATGAGTTGGCAAGCACCGCGCACGCAAGAGGCGCGGCATCGGGGAGTGCTACGCGAAGGCTTGCGTTGGGCGGGGCATGCAGGTGCCATCGGCATGATGCTGGCAGCGTCCTGGGCCATCGCCGCCGATGCTCCTGCGCCTGCACCCAAACCGGCACCCGTGCAGGGCGCGGTGCTGGTTCCGCCCGTGGGTATGACAGGGGCGAGTGGTGTCGTGGCGGTGCCGCCGCGTGGTGACATGCCGCCTCGGCTGCAAATGAGCGGAGCCGCGGTGACGGCGAACAAGGCAGCCAATGGCGGCGTGCTGTCGCTGCCGGTGGTGGCGCCCGCTACGCCCGCCGCCGCACCGGGTGCCGTCGAATTTGTCACGCACGGGCGTTTTCGCGATGTGCCGGTCTACAAACCGAAGGGCGAAATCCGCACCGTCGTGTTGATGCTGTCGGGCGATCTCGGCTGGACGCCCGCTGCCTCGCGCATGGCAGAGAGCCTTGCGCAGCAGGGGGCGCTGGTGGCAGGCCTGTCGACGCCCGCGTTGTTTGCGAGCCTGGAAGCCGACCCGGGCGATTGCGCTTTCCCCGATGGCGATCTCGAAAACTTCAGCCGCTTCCTGCAGGCCTATGAGAAGGTGCCCGGCTACTACCCGCCCATCCTGGTCGGCGACAACGAAGGCGGTGCGCTGGCCTACGCCATGATTGCCCAAGCGCGCCCGAACATCTTTGCCGCAGCCATGTCGATGGAGTTCTGCCCGGTGCTGGAGCTGCACAAGCCGCTGTGCAAAGGCGAGGGTGTGCACTTCAGCCGCCGCATGAGCGAGAGCCGCACCACGGCCAAGCGGGTCAAGCCCCCCGAAAACGCGGGCGTGGTCCTGCTACCCGCCACGAAGCTGTCTGCGCCGTGGGTGGCGCTGCAATCGACCGTACCGACGTCGTTTGCGCGGCGCTCCGGTCCGCTGTGCGAAGCGCGTGCCACGCAAGCCTTCATCGATACGATTTCGGGGGCGCAATCGGTGGCGTTGCCGGCCGCCGCGTCGGCTGCCAATGCGCCGCCCGTGACCGCCTCCGAGCCATTCAAAACCGCCTTCGCCAAGCTTGTCGCGCAGCGCAAACCACCGCCCCCGCCCCCGCCCGCGGCGGTTTCCGACTTGCCGATCATCGAGGTGCCCGCGCAGCCCGGTACGTCGTCCGAGCTGTTCGCTGTGCTGCTCTCGGGAGATGGCGGTTGGGCAGGGCTGGACAAGGAGGTCGCCGCGGCGCTTTCCAAATCCGGCGTGTCGGTGGTCGGTATCGATTCGCTGCGCTATTTCTGGACGCCGCGCACGCCTGCCTCCGCCGCCGCAGACATGGACCGCCTCGTGCGCTTTTACGCCGCGCGCTGGAAGAAGCAGAAGGCGTTGCTGATCGGCTATTCGCAAGGCGCAGACGTGCTGCCCTTCATCGTCAACCGCTTGCCGGCGGCGTCGCGCGAGCATGTTGCGCTGGCCGTGATGATGGGCCTGGGCAAGCGCGCCGATTTTGAGTTCCACATGACGAACTGGGTGTCGAGCAGCGCATCCGGCCTGCCGATCCTGCCCGAGGTGCAGAAGCTGCCGGCGGGTCTGGGCATGTGCATCTACGGCAAGGAAGAGAAGGACACCAACTGCCCTGGCCTGGATCCGAAGCAGGTGCAGCTCGTGAAGCTGCCGGGCGGCCATCACTTTGATGGCGATTACGCCAAGCTGGCGCGCATCATTCTTGAAGGCGCGCGTGCAGCGGGGAACGCCGCGCGCTAG